The Pelodiscus sinensis isolate JC-2024 chromosome 4, ASM4963464v1, whole genome shotgun sequence genomic sequence GTCTCCCTTCTGGAGCTATTTTCATATGGCAGTAGTATAATTAGATTTGTCTTTTCTACATATCTACCTAGTTAACGACTCTATAATTTTCCATTATCACATTTCTTTGCTCCATTTTTATAAAAAGTGCAACCATTGCTTCAGAAGCAGTACCAATTTTTATCCTGCTCTGCAAGGCTCTTACTTTTAGAATTTGCGATTCCATTCTGGGTATATTTAGATCTCTGAATAAATCTTACCCTTCTTTTGCCTTTGCAGAAGAAATCAAATTTCGTTTATAATTATTTAGTAATCCAtactttggctttaaaacactagAAATGACATTAAATCCACTTAAATCTTTAATTACTCTTTGATTCATGCTGCGAATTGATTAGACACATTAAGTTTCTAatctctcacttttttttttttttttgtcttcccaTTTCTTCCTTGGCAGGGCCTTGTGTTTTTGGTTTACTTGAATGAATCTTGGCTGTGAATAAAGTTGTTGGCTGTAGGACTTTTGGCTAGGGAGCTATAGAAAGAGAAGAGATGATAATGTGGTTGGTTCATTGCTACATGCAAGAAATCTGTTCTAACCTTGCCTAAAACACAGATTATATGTGTGGTGCAAGGCACATTACTGAAACCATAACTTTCACAGAGTACCACTCACTTTCTGAGTGTCTGACTTCAGATACCTGGGGCCCAACTTCCAGTGCACCTGTGGCTGCTTAGCTAGAGGAGGACAGTGCTGGCTGGAGAAATGAGAATTGTTCTAGGTGTTCATATGGACTAAATCATAGGgatggaagggactttgagagttCATCCATGGTAGGGATGACCACCATCTTGACCATCCCTGATTAATGTCTGTCTACCCTGCTTTTACAAActtccaaagatggagattccacaatctccttaagcaatttgttccagtgtttaaccactctgacaggaagtttttacaAATgcccaagctaaacctcccttgctgcaatttaagcccattgcttcttctcctatcttcAGAgtgaaggagaataatttttcaccttcctccttgtaacaaccttttttgGTGCTTGAAAATTGGCTTAAtattccctctcagtcttttattcagactaaacaaacccagttctttcaatcttccctcataggtcatgtttctaAACTGTCAGCAAAAATGATTACTCTTCTCTGGGCTTCTTTgtaatttctccacaacttttctgaaatgtggtaccAAGagctggacacgatactccatttaaagcctaatcagcgcagagtagcgcagaagaattacttttcatttcTTGCTTACAATATACCTAGTAATACATCACAGAATGATTAGTTTGGGTGTGTGTTGGGGGTAGGGGATTGTTTGTCTTCCAGCGGtgtcacaatgttgactcatttttagcttgtggttcactatgaccccagatccctttccacagtgcTCCTTCCCTTTTTGTATGTgtacaactgattgttccttcctcaatggagtattttgcatttatccttattgaatttcattctgtttaccttagaccatttctctaatttctccaaatcatttggatttataatcctatcctccaaagcacttgccatcCCTcccacttggtatcatctgcaaactttaaaaGTGTCCTTTCTGTGCCATTACTTAAATAATCAGTGAAATTATTGAATAGAATTGGACCCAGAATTGATTCATGTGGACTCCCACTCATTatatccttccagcatgactgaaccaTTGAAAGCTATTCCCTGGGAAGGATTATCCAATCAGTATGCACCACCTTGTAATAGTTTGATGTagattgtatttctctagtttattagTGAAAAGGTCATgaaagactgtatcaaaagccttactgaagtctTCACCCCTATCCACAAagtttgttaccctgtcaaataAATCTATCAGTTAGATTTGACACCATTTGTTCTTGGACAAATCAATGCTGATTATTTCTTATCACCTTATTAGCTTCCAGATGTTTGTGAAaagattccttaattacttgctccattgttTTTCTTGgtatagaagttaaactgactggtctgtaattctctggattgtccttatttccctttatatAGATGGAATAtgggacactatatttgcccttttccagtcttctggaatctctcccatctcccACGGCTTTctaagataatagctaatggctcagatatttcctcagtcagctccttaagtatgctaggatgcatttgatcaggccctggtgacttgaagacatctcattagtgtaagtaatttttaatttgttctttctctattttaacttctgatcTTATCACATTTTTACTGCTATTTAATGTTAGATATCCAGTCACCACCAACGTTTGTGGTGAAAACCagaacaaagaaatcattaagcacctctgctattCTCACATTTTCTGTaattgtttttctccctcttcattaaTTGCCCTCCCCatccttggtcttcttcttgcttctaatgtacagTATTTGTGGaatattttcttgttatcctttatgtctctagctagtttgatcttgttttgtgccttggcctttctaattttgtccctacacacttgttttatttattgatattcatcctttgtacgttgacctagtttccacttccTTTTTGTAGGTTTTTTAGATCTTTTGAAGATATCCTGGTTAAGTCAatgtggtctcttgccatacttcctatcattcctatgcagtggaatagtttgcccttaataatgtctctggAAAACTTCCAGCTGTCTTCAGTTGTTCTGCCTCTTAGTCTTGCTGCCTATGGAATCTTACCTGCCAACGCCCTGAGTTTACTAATGTCTGTCTTCTTGAAattcattatctttattttgctcTTTTTCCTCCTACCactccttagaatcatgaactctactATTTCATGATCACGGTCACCAAGCTACCTTCCATTTCAAATTCTCAAGTAGTTCCTCccaatttgtcaaaatcaaatctcccctccccacagtagTTTTCTCTGCCTTCTGAAATAAGTAATTGTCTCCAATATATTCCAAGAACTTGATCgataacactggtctacaattttttagaagtcgtctccttcagagataaaatgtgctatttattatgtattttgatgtgctgaattcaaatatgataattaaaacaactgattggctactgtttccaagatatttaagtttttacattttctgcttatgtatattgtgtagatagtagagttttaatcataaattgtaaacctaggtcttttcctgtgtttatggttgctttacttGATGATacttcacctgtcctgtttatgtaacactttaaaaatcagcaaaaggattatataaataacatttattatgaaacaaaaggcaaaaaacttattatgtacatagtttagtcctattcagtgtctactcggcgcttcttggcttgtctcttgtattcattaaatggagcatgtcttgtcactgtccagcaatagtctgcaagcattgatgggctccatttgccctgaaagcgtttctccattgttgcagcGTCCTGGTGAAATcactcgccgtgctcgtcgctcactgctccgcagttcggtggaaaaaaatctagatgagagtgcaaaaaatgtatctttagtgacatgttgcaaccaaggcttttgtatgccttgtggaggttttccaccaacaacctgtagttgtatgccttgttgtttctgagaaaatgtattgccactaactggaaggctttccatgccacGCAGTgtatggtcaaatgcatcatctcaaagaagttcacgaatctgaggaccaacaaagacaccttcctttatcttagcttcacttaaccttggaaattttccacggaggtacttgaaagctgcttgtgttttgtccatggccttgacaaagttcttcatcagacccagcttgatgtgtaagggtgataacaaaatcttccttgattcaacaagtggtggatgctgaacacttttcctcccaggctccaatgactgtcagagtggccaatctatcttgatgtagtgggaatctcttgcacgactatcccattcgcagagaaaacagcagtactttgtgtatccagtctgcagaccaagcaaaagagcaacaaccttcaaatcgccacaaagctgccactgatgttggtcatagtttatgcacctcaaaagttgtttcatgttgtcataggtttcctttatatggactgcatgaccaactggaattgatggcaaacattgccattatgcagcaaaacatccatgacttctaggaataacatgatgcaattcatatcatgtatgacgcaataccagcttcagattgcatcattcattgttttgcctaaaaagcaagtactgtccaaacccagtcatagatttattcaaagatccagtcaaagatgtattttagtcatttctggtttaaattgagaccccttccctttataactcacttatcctccaccATTCACAAGGCACCGGTCGTATATACTgtcccaatagcatatcttgaaaactagagccaatcaacaattttaagcatcattttcattctcagtgacccagaattagtaaagtttgactacatttatttcagaagcattttggctgtagagcagtgatctgtgccctgctgtgttattttcctaaCAGAAGTCTGGGTAATTGAAGTTCCCCATCACAACCAAGGCCTGTGTATTGGATGGTTCagttagttgttttttaaaaaacctcatccacctcttcttcctagtttagtggtctgtagtagactcctacaATGAATCATCCTTGGTCTTTTTTACCTTTTTTAACTTTACCCAAAGACTTTCAATAAGTCTGTCTCAATAAGCCGTGTAGTGGCTGTCGGAGCTGGAACCAGGGTcacggtgaggctgccccagtaggaACAGCCTCACAGCAGCCCTGGCATCAGCgctagccctgcctgccaccccactcaccctgctgcaTGGTGAAGTGGGCGAAGGGAATTCCCTTCTAGGGAACCCCACTGGGCAGGGCTAATCAAAAGCTGGGGGCATGGCCAGGCAATGTGCCACGGCCTGGCAAGCTGGGATTTGTGGCCCGCTGCCAGTCCATGTGCGGTTGGGAATCCCggactagtcaactaaccaataagcctaggcttattggttaatcaaatcAACTACTCGTgtttcctccccttgctgtctctgatagagacagcaagggagggtggggagcaggagccagtgctggggagagcccgtttaaaagctggttcaccTTGCACCATGTCCGTGGTGCCACCTCCCTGCCTCTGATAGCCAGGGCTGGGagttccccatcccctctctttctctctttattTATAGCTGGAcctcttaactccattcatctgaagaagtgggacgTGCACACCAAAgctctacattttttgttagtctctaaggttccacaggactattcactgtttaaggttttttttcaggtacagactaacatggctacccctctgaatattTTATTACCTGGTGGCTAACATCCCTACATCAAAATACGAAATACTTTTTCTGGAAGGTGGCAGTGTAACACTGCTTTAATTTTTAGAATCTTGAACTCTCACACACAGGAATAAAAATCAGAGAGAGACAATGCAGGTTACTCCCCAAGGCAGAGAGACACAACTCAACCTACTTTGCTGGAGGCTGACTCTTTGCAGACTGCTGAAAATCCAAATCACACACTTCCGTTCAGAGGCCCCAAGCCTGCACACAGGACCAGAAAGCCCTTATACAGCTTACATTTTTAATACAGCATTCAATGCACTACTATCACCGGGGCTCAACGACCGCGGCGAAAACCCACTCACCAGCCCCACaccacactgcgcatgcacacGCTGCCGCGGAATGCggtgaccagctgaaatctactcgccataggcgagtagataagcggatttcatagaatcatagaatcatagaataataggactggaagggacctcgagaggtcatcgagtctagccccccgccctcaaggcaggaccaagctccgtctacaccatccctgacagatgtctatctaacctgctcttaaatatctccagagagggagattccaccacctcccttggcaatttattccaatatttgaccaccctgacagttaggaattttttcctaatgtccaatctaaacctcccttgctgcactttaagcccattactccttgtcctgtcctcagtaaccaagaggaacaaattttctccttcctccttgtgacacccttttagatatttgaaaaccgctatcatgtccccccttaatcttcttttttccaaactaaacaagcccagttcatgaagcctggcttcataggtcatgttctctaaacctttaatcattaatcagggatttgtcgagccctgactatcACTATGTGCACACAACTTTAATTCTGTCACTTCCTAACTTCCCAGGACTGgactttgcaatcttaatgtATTTTTTGCAACACATGTATGATATTAAGTGCAATAGTTCTATAAAACATAAATTTTCATGTATGTCATGGTACGTGTTAACGTATGGTATAAATGTAGGTTACAGTCAAGCCATCTCATTCAGTCAACTCCTTTCTCTTGTAGGCTTTGTGTCAGTGGGCTTATGTGAACATAATACGTTTCTGGGCTATGTaactaattgtttttttttttttttaaagagtggaAGTATGCAGGAGAAAAGTATGCCAGCCAATAATACAATAATGAAAGCTACTCATGTGCTGCAGTTGCCTCAAGAAATGCTGACTGAGATAATCAGGTACCTTCCTCctgcagaaaaaaacaaaatccgTGCCACATGCAAGCTCTTTAAGGACCTGGTTGATCAGCCTGTTTTGTGGCAAAAGAGTACCATCATCCTCCGACGCATAAACGTTTTCAATGCTGAGTTCTGGGAGGTGCTTCGGAAGAGAAAGATAACTTCTGTAGAAGTGAAAGAAATCAGGCTTAAGCAGTGGCAAAAGCTGCTGAAGATTATGCCTGGTTTGCTAGATGTAACTGTGGATTCCCTCTGGAGTGAGGAAATCCTGCATTGTTTACAGCTGCTCACACATCTACAGAAACTTCACTTGAAAATATGCCCTGGGTTATCGGAGAGAAGTGTAATCAGGGAAGTTGTGCACTTTCAGCACCTAATCCACTTGTTGTTGTGCGGCATAACCTTAAGTGGCAGTGAATTGATCAGAATTGCTAGCTTACGAAACCTACATGTGCTCTCATTGCATACTGTGCAAAAGGCTCTTCCCGAGAACGTACTAGAATATGTTTTATTCCATTTACCAAAACTCAGAGAACTGTCACTTTCTTACATCCTGAATAAAGAGCAGCTTTTgttatgcctcagtttaccagatAGCCATCCCATCCCTTATTCACCAGAAGGTGAGCATTGTTTCTATAGCTATATTCATATTTCAGATTATGGTTCCAGTCCTACCAGCTCTGATGCACATGTTTAACTTTGCTACCACCAGAAAACAGCACGACTGCTCAGGGCAGAATGTTAAGTATATGCATAAGAGCTGCCAGGATTGGGGCCTAAGTGTCTTTTGTTGCTCAAAGGATTACATGCTGGGTACTTTAGAGTGTCCTGGGAGTGAAGATATATTCTTAACTGTGTCCACTTGCTTTAATGGATGAGGTTCAGATTACAGTTTTGATTTGTTGTACACGTTTCCTAAAGCTTATTAGAGTATTTTAAACTGAACATATACATCACTTTTCACATAAGTATGGCTGGAATTTTTAAAAGGGAACTTAAGGAATTAGGTGTCCCTCTCCCCCTGAATTTTGATAGGATTTGGATGCTAGACTCCTTTGGGAATCCTTGGCTCTAAACATAAGATATATATTTTAGGCTATGATTAGGTTGTAGAATATTCTTGCCAAAGACTTTCAAATGAAAACACCTTTAATGAGTCCTGATTTTCAAAAAGAGCTGAGCACTTGTCCTCAAATGTCAGGCCCCTTTAAAGtaaccagtattccctgtaaactgtgcattTTTGTGGCCACTAGGGAGATTCAGATttcgcccagctgattagcagagtgcccacagctagtttttttctttctattggtggaacacatttgcacatgccctggtgcacataaaaatttattccacatgatGGAAgagattagcgggaacattgaaAGTGACCCCCGCCGTCCCAAAATACTTTGCATACCTTGTCTTTCCCACGTAACTAAtcattttttgaaaatcttgacacGTGTTTATAAGTACTGTAGCATCTTTATAATATATTCAGTCTTACATCTAAAGCAGAGATTCAACTTCTTTGTTTTATAGGAAAAATCCTGTCTATCTTCCAGTTTTAAAGCACATAATCTGAGTGTAAAGAGAGAACTCTCTGGGGATCATCAGCTGAATTTGTTCCTTAGCTTaggaatttaaaataattaaaaaatgtaCCCTTTATGAAATTTCCATAGCTGACCTTTTTCGCACCCCTTCTATTAAGCGACGATTGGTTTGTTTATTGTTCAAACTTTCTAGATAACTCATTGTCAGATATCTTCCTGTTTGAAGAAATTAGGTTGCAGTTAAGCCAAATCATTAATCTTAGTATGGGATGGAGGTGAGTGGGCGTGAGTGTGtatttttctccatctttcctATTCACTATGTGCTACCATTAACTATGAACCTAATATAAAGACTTACACATAAATTGTGCTTTAATactggaaaataaatatttctggtaAGTAAAATGAGGACTCACCCTCCCCTTCTTTCAATCACCCACTTGTGTTTAGAGTCACCTCCCATTGCAAAGCTTCAGCTTCACACTCTGGCATTGAGGCAGACTGGTTACAACCTTTTTTCAGAACGTTTCCTGGATCAGCTCTCCACCATCCACACTCTTACCGTTTGTTACATCAAAGACTTTTTGTTACACTCAGTGGATGTCTTTGGACAAGTACTGAAGAACCTACCAAACTTGACAGAATTAAATCTTGCATGTAAGTTGGGGGAGGGAGTTATTTTTTAACGATTGTAGAGGTTTTGGTTTTGTGCAAACTTAGAAAGGCTTGAGCTAGTTTCATCTTCTGTTAAATGGTGACTTGCCAGACAGGTGAGAGCTTATTTTTATAGATGCTCCTGTTGGCTGAATGATATATCTTAATATTGTCTCTGAAAAAATCAGTTCTCCAATTCAGATTCTGCTTGACTATGTTCATTCAAACCTGACTGATAAAACAGTCTAGATATCACCTATTTAATGAATTTGCTGCCTTACAactcttaggacatgtctacactaggaaattatttaaaaatatcttattttcaacttataactcccaaaataataatttcaaaatattgtgtCCACATTATGGAGAAgccgaaattagtctgaggcaggcttcttttatgtggatgcactactttgatttagagccccagaaagcactggggagtaattagtctgaattactctggggagtagttatttcaaaatagcagcactggagcgtccacactaccgctacttcaaaataactattttgaaataagtgttattccttattggaagaaggagttattattttgaaataacgggcctggtagtgtgaacactcggcttgttattttgaaataaggggagttttcTCTTTCAGTCCAGTTGACAGATCCCCAAACTCCCCTTATCTGTACTTGCCATTTGCCCCCATTTCCACCATGAGCAACCAGTTGCTGATGTACCTTGATAAGGCCTAATTATCTCTGTATTGGCAGGTCTTTACTGAAAACTTCAGTATGTAAAAAAATCCACGTCCCTGACAGAATTAGCTAAACCAACCTAATCCTGGGGTAGACCGTgctaagtcaatgggagaaattctTCCTTGGGCCTAGCTACTGCCTCCAGGAGGTGGGTTAACCACAACCATGGAAGAATCTCTCAATGTagtccttgtctacactgaagtgctacaaCTGCACTGCTGTGCTActgtatcatagaatcaaagaatactaggactggaaggcacctcgagaggtcatcgagtccagtcccctgctctcatggcaggaccaaatactgtctagaccatctctgagagacatttatctaacctactcttaaatatctccagagatggggattccacaacctccctgggcaatgtattccagtgtttgactaccatgacagttaggaactttttcctatgtccaacctaaacctcccttgctgcagtttaagcccattgcttcttgttctatcctcagaggccaagatgaacaagttttctccctcctccttatgacacccttttagatacctgaaaactgctctcatgtccccccctcagtcttctcttttctaaactaaacaagcccaattctttcagccttccttcataattcatgttctctagacctttaatcattgttgttgctcttgtctagaccctctccaatttctccactactttcttgaaatgcggtgcccagaactggacacaatactccaactgaggcctaaccagtgcagagtagagcggaagaatgtgTCTTGCTCAGAACAAATCTAGCATATTAAGTTTAGAGGTTAAGCATATTAGTAAGGTGTAAGTTTAGTCTGAAATCTAATTTTAGTTtaggttggtcctgctctgagaaggaggttggactagatgacctcctgaggtctctcacTTCCAACTCTAATCTTCTATAATTCTATGTAGTCATGGCACTggaagtttttattttttatcgGGGAAGCAAAAGATACTATGTTATTAAGTACTTGAAAATGAGGGTTTTGAAAACATAattttcctagggtatgtctacactaccccgctagttcgaactagcggggtaatgtatgcataccgaacttgctaatgaagcccgggatttgaatttcccgggcttcattagcataaagccgtcaccgccatttttaaaagccggctagtgcgaaccccgtgccgcgcggctacacgcggcacgggctagatagttcgaactacgtagccattccgaactatctagcccgtgccgcgtgtagccacgcggcacggggttcgcactagccggcttttaaaaatggcggtgacggctttatgctaatgaagcccgggaaattcaaatcccgggcttcattagcaagttcggtatgcatacattaccccgctagttcgaactagcggggtagtgtagacatacccctagacagCCTTTGTAGTTAGGGCACTTGGTGGTTCTCAGAAGATCTaaattcagttcctggctctgccatggatttcctctgtgaccttgggcaagtcacttacttTCCCCAGgccttcctttcacctctgtgaAATGGAGATGATGATGTCTATTTAGATTCTAAGGTGTTTGGGCAGGGACTGTGTGTCCTGCATCTAGTAAAATGGAACCCTGATTCAGTTGGGCCTCTAGTGTAATCAGATACTGGTTTTATTGGTACCTTTCAGACTGTCCTATTCTTGCTGACTAGTGGATGAAAAACAGAACTTTGGTATCTGCTAAAACAAGGCTGGGCAAGAGCCTGTCaacgggccggatctggcccacgcgGCAGTTCCCTGTCCCGCCCCCAATGCATTGCCTGGGAACTGGGGAAGTGCAAGCCcgttcaactgcttctatttaaaggactcacACCTGTCCTGTGGCTGCTaacgtgttgcctggcagccacgggGAAGGCACAAGCTCTTTATATAGAAGCCATTGAAAAGGCTCGCGCCTCTCCCAGCAGGTC encodes the following:
- the LOC112545402 gene encoding uncharacterized protein LOC112545402 isoform X2; translated protein: MGSNGACSLCLSEWEWVRAEGYLSGSMQEKSMPANNTIMKATHVLQLPQEMLTEIIRYLPPAEKNKIRATCKLFKDLVDQPVLWQKSTIILRRINVFNAEFWEVLRKRKITSVEVKEIRLKQWQKLLKIMPGLLDVTVDSLWSEEILHCLQLLTHLQKLHLKICPGLSERSVIREVVHFQHLIHLLLCGITLSGSELIRIASLRNLHVLSLHTVQKALPENVLEYVLFHLPKLRELSLSYILNKEQLLLCLSLPDSHPIPYSPEESPPIAKLQLHTLALRQTGYNLFSERFLDQLSTIHTLTVCYIKDFLLHSVDVFGQVLKNLPNLTELNLAWISNLDRIVNNIPSSVAKLRVIGTKLSNSALSCLSNKSWKLREMDLTLSYGFDEKILKEFPHLFPQLTRLCLSGFLLTDNILLSLAKMEHLQELDVIGGTNLTKEAIQNFHITTNGRVCLLVEQHPMSSKCDCLWST
- the LOC112545402 gene encoding uncharacterized protein LOC112545402 isoform X1, producing MLQKDKGERQVYGDTNKTVIQMCWLKDNKKSGSMQEKSMPANNTIMKATHVLQLPQEMLTEIIRYLPPAEKNKIRATCKLFKDLVDQPVLWQKSTIILRRINVFNAEFWEVLRKRKITSVEVKEIRLKQWQKLLKIMPGLLDVTVDSLWSEEILHCLQLLTHLQKLHLKICPGLSERSVIREVVHFQHLIHLLLCGITLSGSELIRIASLRNLHVLSLHTVQKALPENVLEYVLFHLPKLRELSLSYILNKEQLLLCLSLPDSHPIPYSPEESPPIAKLQLHTLALRQTGYNLFSERFLDQLSTIHTLTVCYIKDFLLHSVDVFGQVLKNLPNLTELNLAWISNLDRIVNNIPSSVAKLRVIGTKLSNSALSCLSNKSWKLREMDLTLSYGFDEKILKEFPHLFPQLTRLCLSGFLLTDNILLSLAKMEHLQELDVIGGTNLTKEAIQNFHITTNGRVCLLVEQHPMSSKCDCLWST
- the LOC112545402 gene encoding uncharacterized protein LOC112545402 isoform X3, whose protein sequence is MQEKSMPANNTIMKATHVLQLPQEMLTEIIRYLPPAEKNKIRATCKLFKDLVDQPVLWQKSTIILRRINVFNAEFWEVLRKRKITSVEVKEIRLKQWQKLLKIMPGLLDVTVDSLWSEEILHCLQLLTHLQKLHLKICPGLSERSVIREVVHFQHLIHLLLCGITLSGSELIRIASLRNLHVLSLHTVQKALPENVLEYVLFHLPKLRELSLSYILNKEQLLLCLSLPDSHPIPYSPEESPPIAKLQLHTLALRQTGYNLFSERFLDQLSTIHTLTVCYIKDFLLHSVDVFGQVLKNLPNLTELNLAWISNLDRIVNNIPSSVAKLRVIGTKLSNSALSCLSNKSWKLREMDLTLSYGFDEKILKEFPHLFPQLTRLCLSGFLLTDNILLSLAKMEHLQELDVIGGTNLTKEAIQNFHITTNGRVCLLVEQHPMSSKCDCLWST